AGAACCATTACCTGCTTTACTAAAATTTTTAATACAAATTTTAGCAGCAAGTGTTGCATGGTTTTTAGGAGTAAAGATCTTACAAGTTGTTAATCCTCTTTATCATGCTAATTTTTATTTCTTTGAATTTTCCATTGGAGATGAAACTATTTACTTTAGCCATCTTGTAAGTTTTTTATTAACTCTTATCTGGATAGTTGGAATTACAAATGCAATTAATTTAATTGATGGAATGGATGGTCTAGCTACAGGGATTTCTTTAATAAGTGCAATTGCAATCTGGGCAGTTTCAGTTGACTATAGAATAAATCAGCCTGCAGGTGCATTAATGGCAGCTACATTAGCAGGAAGTCTTCTTGGTTTTCTAAGATGGAATTTTAATCCAGCAAGAATTTTTTTAGGTGATTCAGGTGCTTACTTAACAGGCTTTGTACTTTCTTCCTTAGCTGTCAGTTGTGTAGTAAAAAAAGTAGCACTTAGCATAATGACTCCTGCTTTTATATTAATTTTTGCCCTGCCAATAATGGATACTACATTTGCAATTTTAAGAAGGACATTTACTGGAAAATCTGTTTTTAAGCCTGATAAAGAACATTTGTATCACAGAGTCCTTGCAGTTGGCTTGTCTCAAAAGATTACTTCTTATCTTTTATATTTTGTTTCTGGTTCACTTGGACTTTTAGCAACTTACTTAATTAGTTTTAAATCTACTTTGAGATATGTTTTCTTATCAACTATTGTTATGTCAATTGCACTCTTTTACACCTTTGTAATTAATTGGAGAAGACAGAAACCATTTAGGAATTTATTTAATAATCCCCAGCATCGTATCCACCTTGATTAAAAAGTAAGTCATATGGAATTTGCCCATTCTGACCATATTGATTTCCATATGGTTGATTTGGAAATTGATATGGTGCTTGAGGTAGTCCTCCATAGTTAGGTTGTGTATTTAATAACAACGGTTCTGGAATCATTACTAATATTGGATTTCCATAACTATCCTTTACGATTTCGCTAGTCTCTTGATTAATTAAGTAACCTGTCTTTGGATCTATTGTGTAGTTCCGAGGTGGTACTTGAGATAGTGTCTGTGCTTGTGGAATTAGCCCGCCACTCTTTTTAACAAGGATTGATATTCTTTCAATTAATGGTTTTTGTTTTGCTCGAAGAATTTCTCCTTGACTTAACATTTTTTCTTCTAATCTTGAAACCCTTGCTTGAAATGGTAAGTTATTAAATACGTGATTAAACACTTTTTTCTCAAGCTGGCTTATAGCTCCAACTACACCAGTGTTAAACAATTCATCATAGATTATTGTTTGTTGTGCTTTTATTTCGTTTACTTCTTTTACTTCTGATTTTTTTTCTGGTTCTATTGCAAATGTTATTTTGTTAATCCTTGTTTCAATATTTTCATTTGCATATTTTTTGCCGAATATAAACTCTTCTATTCTGGAAATTCTTTGTTCAGATGTTTCACCCTTAAATGTTTCATGATAGATTTTTTCTTCAATTTTATCTAGCTTATTTATGTTACTGTACTCATTCTCGGTTGCATAAACACTAGCTTCTAACTTGTAGAAAAAAAATGCTAATAATATAAATATTACAGATACAAAAAACTTAAAATCTTTTCTTTCTTCTTGCTTGTATTCTTTTTCTTTTTTTCTTAACACTTGGTTTTTCGTAATGTTCTCTTCGACGGACTTCTGTTAGTATTCCTGCTTTCTGGACCTTTTTTTTAAATCTTTTTAAAGCAGATTCTAAACTCTCACCATCATCTATTCTAATTTCTGACAATTTTTATATTCCCTCCTCTCTTCTTATTTACCCACAAAGTAATAATATCAACGTAAATGTCTTATTACAATAGAGATAACACTTAAATAAAAAGTAAAAGTTAATATATCTAGCAAAGTAGTAATTACTGGCGAGCTTGCAGTAGCTGGATCCTTTTTAAGGAATTGCAAAAAAATCGGGAAAATTGTGCCAAGCAATACACCTAGTATCATAGAGCATATTAATGCAAAAGCTACTACAATACCTAATGCCGGCAAGCTATGTTGTTGCCATGCAATTAAACCTGTAAGTAAAGCACAAACAGAGCCAAGTAAAACACCAATCTTTAATTCATGAAAAATATGTTTAATAGTATTTTTTAGTTCAATATCACCAGTAACTAACCCGCGTACTATTATTGTTGCAGTTTGTCCTCCAACATTACCTGAAAGCCCTGATAGTAGAGGCATGAATGAAATAGCAATAGGTACACTTGAAATTGTTTTATCGAATGATGCAATTACAAATGCAGCTATTGCTTCACCAATTAATGTTATAAAAAGCCACGGCAACCTTGCTCTAACTGCATATGTTACTTTTCCGGAAATTAATTCATCCGATGGAAAAACATCACTAATACCTGATCCTTGATAAATATCTTCTGTAGTTTCTTCTTTTAAGATATCTACAACATCATCAATAGTTACTACACCTTTTAAGTTATCCCCTTCATCAATTACTGGAATAACAATTAAGTCATATTTTGATATTGCTTTTGCTACTGTTTCTTGATCATCTGTTACTTTACAAGTAATAACTTCTGTACTCATATGGTTTCCAACAAGATCACCTGGCGGTGCACATATAAGATCTCTTAAACCAATTACACCAACAAGTTTGTTACTGTTGTCAACAACATATAAATAATAAATCGTTGCTTTGTACTCAGCAGCTTGCCTCCGTATAAAATTTAATGCAAGATGAATGGTCATATCTGATCTTAATCTTAAAAAATCAGTAGACATAATTCCACCAGCAGACTCTGAAGGATAGTGAATAAGTTCTTGAACATGAGCTAGTTGTATTGGATCTGGAAGTGCTCTTAGTAATGAAGACTTTTCAGCTTCAGGTAGTCTGATAATTAAATCTGTTGCATCATCAATATCCATTTGTGCAACAATTGTTGCAAATTGTTCTGCTCCTAAGTTTTTTAAAAACTCTGTTTGAGCAGTTGAATCCAACTCTGCAAGCACTTTAGCTTGAAGCTGTAATTCTAATAAAGAAAAACAAGCTATTTTGTCTTCATCATGCAAAGCTTTTATTACTTCAGAAATATCTTGAGGATATTGATCATTTAAAAAATCTTTAAGTTGTTTATCCTGCTTACTTTTAATAAGCTCAACAACTTTTTCAGGTATAGTAAGTTTTTTCTTAACAGCCATAGTACTTAGAATAGTACAAAGTGACAATTAAATTAAGAATTGAGAATTGAAAATTGACAATTAAATCGATTTTGATTCCTGAGTAGTACTTTGAGCTATATTCTTTTTACCAATAAACGGTGAGGTCCTTTCTCTAACAGTTTGTAATACTTCTTCATCCATAAATAAAAGGCCGTTTGCTTTTGCTGCTGCAATAGCTGCTTTTTGCTCCTCACTATCAGGCTCTTTAACTATAAAAGGAATTAAGCTGTCAAGATCAATAAATCTATCTGCTACATCTATAAGTTTTGGTGATGTATTATTCCTGAATCCTGCTACCTCAACCCTAGCTCCTTTGTATGCTACTGCATTTACTGCATATGCAAAATCTTCATCGCCGCTTACTAATATTGCTGTTTCATAATGACCACATAAACCAAGCATGTCTACTGCAATCTCAACATCTAAATTTGCTTTTTTGGTACCATCAGGGAAAATTTTTAGTTCTTTTTGAACTACCCTGTAACCATTTCTTCTCATCCAAAGCAAAAACCCTTGTTGCTTGGCTGCATTTTCATCAACCCCTGTATAAAAAAATGCTCTAAGTAAAGAACCACAATTACAAAGTAGTCTTAATAACTTCGCATAATCTATTTCAATACCTATCGTTCTAGCAGCATGAAATAAGTTGTTACCATCAATAAAAATGGCTACTCTGCCTCTTGAATTATCTCCAATTGGATTTAATCGGGATTCCACTTTAACTACTCCTTAAATGAACTTATTTTATAAAAGCTTTTAATATTTTTACTTACTTTTTACTTTCTATATCTCTATATCTAGCCTTGGAAAAACTTGCTTTCCTTCCTTGACTTTAAAAACTAATTTTAGTTCTTCCTCCTTGCTTAAGTTTATCCATTCGTTATGTTCATTTAGTTTATCATACCCAAGTTGGCTATATATTTTTAAGCTTGTCTCGGGGATGAAAGGATTAATTAGAATACTTATATTCCCTAAGATTACTAAGGTTTCGTAAAGACAACTTTTTGTTTCTTCGGTTTTGCCCACCTTTACTAGCTTCCACGGCTCAAAATCATTAAAAGCTTTATTTGTGCTGTCTACAAGCTGCCAGACTATATCTAATGCTTCTTTTAGTTCTAATTTTTCCATGTGCTTTTCATACTCTTTAATTGTAAAAATTCTTTTATCTTTTAATCCTAAATAATTTTTTATTTTTGGTTCTTCTATTACCCCGCTAAAATTTTTATTTACTAGATTTAAAGTCCTATTTAAAAGATTTCCTAAATTGTTTGCAAGATCAGAGTTAATCCTGTTTATAAAATTTTCTCTTGAGAAGTCGCCGTCTTTTCCAAAAGTTACTTCTCTTAGAAAGTAAAATCTAACTGCATCAGCTCCAAATTCTTTAACTAACTCATAAGGATCAATAATATTTCCAGTTGTCTTTCCCATTTTTTCACCATCTTTAGTTAAAAAACCATGACCAAATACTTTCTCTGGAATAGGTAAACCACAGGACATTAACATACATGGCCAATAAACCGCATGAAAACGTAAAATATCTTTTCCAATAACATGAACTGAACAAGGCCAATATTTTTTAATTGTATTTTCAATTTCTACTTCTTCAGCATCATTTAAAAGACCTGATATATAGCCAAGTAAAGCATCAAACCAAACATATATAGTTTGTTTAACATCAATTGGTACTGGAATCCCCCAGCTAACTGACTGGCGTGATATTGGGAAATCTTTTAGTCCTTCTTTTATCCAGCCTAAAACTTCATTTCTTCTATAGGAAGGTTGTATAAAGTCAGGGTTTTCATTTAAATGTTTTAAAAGTTTGTTTTGATATTTTGAAAGAGCAAAAAAATAATTTTTTTCTTTGTATTCTTGAACTTTTTGTTTATGTATTGGGCAGTTTTTTAAAGGATCTAAATCTTTTTCGAATTTAAAATCCTCACATGCTTCACAATATAACCCTTCATAATTAGCTTCATATATATCTCCATTTTTAAAAACACGATTAAAAAACTCCTGAACAATGCTGTAGTGTTTTTTTGATGTTGTTCTAGAAAACTTATCATATTTTATATTTAACAACTTCCATAGTCTTTCAAATTCCCCAGCTATTTTGTCACAGTGATCCTTTGGGTTTAAGTTTTGTGATTTAGCTGCTCTGTAAATTTTTTGACCATGTTCATCTGTACCTGTTAAAAAACAAACATCATATCCTTTAAGTCTTTTATAACGTGCAATGCAATCACATGCAATTGTTGTATAAGCACTACCAATGTGAGGTACATCGTTTACATAGTAAAGAGGAGATGTAATGTAAAACGTGTTATTTTCTTTAGCCACTGTCAATTAAAAGATCGAAGATTTTTTTACTGGCTCAGCATATTGATATTGTTCTTGTAATTTTTGTTGTTCTCTTTCTTTACTACGTCCCCAAAAAGCATCTTTTAAAGCACGAGCTTCATTTGATTCTGTACTTAAAGTAAAATTATTAGGTGCAAAAATAAATACACCTTGACCAACTCTTTGTTGATGTCCATCTAAAGCATGTGTTGCACCTGATAGAAAATCAACAACTCTTTGAGATTGTTCTGTATCCAGGTATTGTAAATTTAAAACAACTGATCTTCTACAACGTAATTCTTCAACAATGTCCAGTGCTTCATCAAATGACCTGGGTTCAATAACTACTACTTCACTTTGTGGTGTTAAACTTGGATGATCAATCACTTTTATATTCCCCCTGCTTTGAAAGTTATTTGATGTTAAATTTGAAATATGACTTGTAGAATGACTGGGTGAAATTGAGTCTTGTTCCTCAGTTTTCCACAGTTCATCAAAATCTTGAGGATTATATACATCAACCTCTTTCATATCTCTATACCAAATCCCTTTTATAAATTCTAAAATGCTCAACTTTTTACCCTCCAAATTCACTGAATATAGCTCTCCCAATTCGAATCATTGTTGAACCACATTCAATTGCTATTTTATAATCATTACTCATGCCCATAGATAACTCTTTTAAATTAGTTTTATATGTTTGATTTAACTCCTCTTTTAAATTAACCAGCTTTAAAAAATTACTTTTAATTAAATTCATGTCATTTGTTTTTGGTGCAATTGTCATTAGTCCAAGTACTTTTACATCTGGTAGTTTAATTAGATTTTCAAATGTACTTTTTAGTTTATCTTCAGTAAATCCTGCTTTTGAAGGATCTTGGAAGATATTGACTTGAAGTAAAATGTTTTGAGTTAATCTTTTTTTACCAGCAGTCTTACTAATAACTTCTGCAAGTTCAAGAGAATCTACAGAATGAATAAGATAAAAATTCCCTGCTGCATGTTTTACCTTATTTTTTTGCAGACGACCAATGAAATGCCAATTAACCAAATTTTCAGAATCTTTAAATTTTAAAGATAATTTTTCTAGAGCCTTTTGTACATAACTTTCACCAAAGTCATGCATCCCTGATTCATATGCACTAATGATT
This genomic interval from Candidatus Melainabacteria bacterium contains the following:
- a CDS encoding undecaprenyl/decaprenyl-phosphate alpha-N-acetylglucosaminyl 1-phosphate transferase, whose product is MWNVLLNKIFYNLETVQFFGFIIALMISYLITPYIQSRARKLGFLDKPSERKIHKIPVPRLGGVSVYISFFLTTLFFITVYWKYHSLLTGTFTLMGIFAGGTIIFILGLFDDIEPLPALLKFLIQILAASVAWFLGVKILQVVNPLYHANFYFFEFSIGDETIYFSHLVSFLLTLIWIVGITNAINLIDGMDGLATGISLISAIAIWAVSVDYRINQPAGALMAATLAGSLLGFLRWNFNPARIFLGDSGAYLTGFVLSSLAVSCVVKKVALSIMTPAFILIFALPIMDTTFAILRRTFTGKSVFKPDKEHLYHRVLAVGLSQKITSYLLYFVSGSLGLLATYLISFKSTLRYVFLSTIVMSIALFYTFVINWRRQKPFRNLFNNPQHRIHLD
- a CDS encoding methionine--tRNA ligase → MTVAKENNTFYITSPLYYVNDVPHIGSAYTTIACDCIARYKRLKGYDVCFLTGTDEHGQKIYRAAKSQNLNPKDHCDKIAGEFERLWKLLNIKYDKFSRTTSKKHYSIVQEFFNRVFKNGDIYEANYEGLYCEACEDFKFEKDLDPLKNCPIHKQKVQEYKEKNYFFALSKYQNKLLKHLNENPDFIQPSYRRNEVLGWIKEGLKDFPISRQSVSWGIPVPIDVKQTIYVWFDALLGYISGLLNDAEEVEIENTIKKYWPCSVHVIGKDILRFHAVYWPCMLMSCGLPIPEKVFGHGFLTKDGEKMGKTTGNIIDPYELVKEFGADAVRFYFLREVTFGKDGDFSRENFINRINSDLANNLGNLLNRTLNLVNKNFSGVIEEPKIKNYLGLKDKRIFTIKEYEKHMEKLELKEALDIVWQLVDSTNKAFNDFEPWKLVKVGKTEETKSCLYETLVILGNISILINPFIPETSLKIYSQLGYDKLNEHNEWINLSKEEELKLVFKVKEGKQVFPRLDIEI
- a CDS encoding NYN domain-containing protein gives rise to the protein MESRLNPIGDNSRGRVAIFIDGNNLFHAARTIGIEIDYAKLLRLLCNCGSLLRAFFYTGVDENAAKQQGFLLWMRRNGYRVVQKELKIFPDGTKKANLDVEIAVDMLGLCGHYETAILVSGDEDFAYAVNAVAYKGARVEVAGFRNNTSPKLIDVADRFIDLDSLIPFIVKEPDSEEQKAAIAAAKANGLLFMDEEVLQTVRERTSPFIGKKNIAQSTTQESKSI
- a CDS encoding cell division protein SepF; translated protein: MSILEFIKGIWYRDMKEVDVYNPQDFDELWKTEEQDSISPSHSTSHISNLTSNNFQSRGNIKVIDHPSLTPQSEVVVIEPRSFDEALDIVEELRCRRSVVLNLQYLDTEQSQRVVDFLSGATHALDGHQQRVGQGVFIFAPNNFTLSTESNEARALKDAFWGRSKEREQQKLQEQYQYAEPVKKSSIF
- a CDS encoding 30S ribosomal protein S21 is translated as MSEIRIDDGESLESALKRFKKKVQKAGILTEVRRREHYEKPSVKKKRKRIQARRKKRF
- a CDS encoding YggS family pyridoxal phosphate-dependent enzyme; protein product: MSIKENLEKIKEQTSNVNVKIIAVTKYATEEQIISAYESGMHDFGESYVQKALEKLSLKFKDSENLVNWHFIGRLQKNKVKHAAGNFYLIHSVDSLELAEVISKTAGKKRLTQNILLQVNIFQDPSKAGFTEDKLKSTFENLIKLPDVKVLGLMTIAPKTNDMNLIKSNFLKLVNLKEELNQTYKTNLKELSMGMSNDYKIAIECGSTMIRIGRAIFSEFGG
- the mgtE gene encoding magnesium transporter, which gives rise to MAVKKKLTIPEKVVELIKSKQDKQLKDFLNDQYPQDISEVIKALHDEDKIACFSLLELQLQAKVLAELDSTAQTEFLKNLGAEQFATIVAQMDIDDATDLIIRLPEAEKSSLLRALPDPIQLAHVQELIHYPSESAGGIMSTDFLRLRSDMTIHLALNFIRRQAAEYKATIYYLYVVDNSNKLVGVIGLRDLICAPPGDLVGNHMSTEVITCKVTDDQETVAKAISKYDLIVIPVIDEGDNLKGVVTIDDVVDILKEETTEDIYQGSGISDVFPSDELISGKVTYAVRARLPWLFITLIGEAIAAFVIASFDKTISSVPIAISFMPLLSGLSGNVGGQTATIIVRGLVTGDIELKNTIKHIFHELKIGVLLGSVCALLTGLIAWQQHSLPALGIVVAFALICSMILGVLLGTIFPIFLQFLKKDPATASSPVITTLLDILTFTFYLSVISIVIRHLR